A genomic stretch from Astatotilapia calliptera chromosome 4, fAstCal1.2, whole genome shotgun sequence includes:
- the LOC113021120 gene encoding MKL/myocardin-like protein 1 isoform X4, giving the protein MISQCFHPTNQVPPTAPSGSPISLKLTNETGASSLLRTGANKPQPKPNCDRSGLRHKKTKDKPKIKKLKYHQYIPPDQKGDKEPPPHLDSSYAKILQQQQLFLQLQILSQQQQRYHTILPAPTNRSQTAQQPSSSSKSMHTSSSPPRPAGAPLNFSKHFVHTCLSSVPLGGTKPVSLPPNLDEMKVAELKSELKLRNLPVSGTKNDLIERLRTYQELSRGSDTTSSPTAGCTTGPGAEGAGKSSKSAAFIITMGSGGSLNAAKPQQFMTSNGSLASSAVSFIPSMSPEDTSFNSDLLGELMSSPLNQLSLQPSSVAQLSTNVKEEPRCSTPAPCQYSLKSASLQRRSSVSSGVPATTSTVPVLSVDKDRLLQEKDKQIEVLTRMLWQKQRLVEVLKMQLENGDRGKAPEPISPLGVKEEPLDEPDVAFSMDFDQFPSQKSPISQEMDITKVIVKQEVIEEEEVKPEKNFQSPITHGLPQSSTQTQEEQLAQQHTIQKVLLQQQQHIIQNQTLENQHDLQKLCQQRKKKSQNQQKQLLLQSQQQHQQSKHVQQMQLKQQLLLKQQKSHMLPQQMKTKQQTKQLQQIQIQTKIQLKQQQVPKQQVKQQQQQQPSKVPQAYLKQQSGSSASFSLDHLKIDSTPTLVTDTNGNHFLIALTNHLTGNKIKDPAEGKATNHITLQRLQSTPAKRPGHNPVKLTRADSKAQQSMQVKLVKKHTKNGVLQVSVEKPHQGTAQCLSAPPSLQPFFRDQEPAPSGKNTPSSPSQGEVCPNLEDLFSPVSPASVQTAASSPDDKDTDHEDDFIDIILQRGETSCKPPPDLSLNRLNQDSSACSLPPSPLQMLLPPSPPIPPCCGTPHPDPSLQPELQTVADTTGQKQHLSHAESGRLEDFLESTTGRPLLGVEPGGLLSLIDDLHNQMLCTSSILNHPLSPMDTSDTASWEQGLDSMDWLNLTTERDREEESPSLQTPPSVFSTDFLDSSDLHIHSEFSL; this is encoded by the exons ATGATCAGCCAGTGTTTCCATCCAACCAATCAGGTCCCACCTACAGCTCCTTCTGGGTCACCCATTTCACTCAAGCTGACCAATGAGACAGGGGCGTCATCTCTCCTGAGGACAGGTGCCAACAAG ccacaaCCCAAACCAAACTGTGACCGCTCTGGCCTGAGACACAAGAAAACCAAGGACAAACCAAAG ATAAAAAAGTTAAAGTACCATCAGTACATCCCTCCTGATCAGAAGGGAGATAAAgagcctcctcctcatctggaTTCATCCTATGCCAAgatcctccagcagcagcagctcttctTGCAGCTCCAGATCctcagtcagcagcagcagcgctaCCACACCATCCTCCCTGCACCAACTAA CAGATCCCAGACAGCTCAGCAGCCATCTTCCTCCTCTAAGTCTAtgcacacctcctcctccccacCTCGACCTGCTGGTGCACCTTTAAACTTCTCTAAACATTTCGTCCACACCTGTCTAAGTTCTGTCCCGCTAGGTGGAACCAAACCAGTGTCTCTGCCTCCAAACCTCGATGAAATGAAG GTTGCGGAACTGAAGTCCGAATTAAAGCTGCGTAACTTGCCCGTCTCCGGCACCAAAAACGACCTCATTGAGAGGCTGAGGACATATCAGGAATTAAGCCGAGGCAGTGACACTACCTCCTCTCCAACAGCAGGGTGTACCACAGGGCCAGGGGCTGAAGGAGCAGGAAAATCATCCAAGAGCGCTGCATTCATCATCACCA TGGGCAGCGGTGGGAGCCTAAATGCAGCAAAACCTCAACAGTTCATGACCTCCAATGGGAGCCTTGCCTCTTCAGCTGTCTCCTTCATTCCCTCCATGAGTCCAGAAGACACCAGTTTTAACAGTGACCTCTTAGGGGAGCTG ATGAGTTCACCTCTCAACCAATTGAGCCTCCAGCCATCTTCAGTTGCTCAGCTCTCCACAAACGTTAAAGAGGAGCCTCGATGCTCGACTCCCGCTCCTTGTCAATACTCTTTAAAGTCTGCCTCTCTTCAAAGACGCTCCTCAGTATCTTCAGGTGTCCCAGCCACTACGAGCACAGTTCCTGTACTGAGTGTTGATAAAGACAGATTGCTGCAGGAGAAAGATAAGCAGATAGAGGTGCTGACCAGGATGTTGTGGCAGAAACAGAGATTGGTGGAGGTGCTAAAAATGCAGCTGGAAAATGGAGACAGAGGAAAGGCTCCAGAGCCAATCAGTCCTCTCGGGGTAAAAGAAGAACCTCTCGATGAGCCCGATGTTGCCTTCTCAATGGACTTTGATCAATTTCCCTCGCAAAAATCACCTATTTCACAAGAGATGGATATTACCAAGGTAattgtgaaacaggaagtaattGAGGAAGAAGAAGTTAAACCTGAGAAAAATTTCCAGTCCCCAATCACTCATGGATTGCCACAGTCCTCAACCCAAACACAGGAGGAGCAGCTGGCTCAACAACACACCATACAGAAAGTCctgctacagcagcagcagcacatcaTCCAGAATCAGACGCTGGAGAATCAGCACGACCTGCAGAAACTTTgtcagcagagaaagaaaaaatctcAAAACCAGCAAAAGCAGCTCCTGCTGCAGTCACAACAGCAGCATCAACAGTCAAAACACGTGCAACAGATGCAGCTGAAGCAACAGCTTCTGCTGAAGCAACAAAAGTCGCACATGTTGCCACAGCAAATGAAGACTAAACAACAGACTAAACAACTACAGCAAATCCAGATTCAGACCAAAATACAGCTGAAGCAGCAACAGGTGCCCAAACAGcaggtgaagcagcagcagcagcagcagccatctAAG GTGCCTCAAGCATACCTGAAACAGCAGTCAGGCTCAAGTGCCTCTTTCTCACTGGACCACCTTAAGATTGACTCCACCCCAACCCTGGTCACTGACACCAACGGTAACCATTTTCTGATCGCGCTGACCAATCACCTTactggaaacaaaataaaggacCCTGCTGAGGGAAAGGCAACCAATCACATTACACTGCAG CGACTCCAGTCTACTCCAGCCAAACGTCCAGGCCACAACCCTGTTAAGCTGACCAGAGCTGATAGTAAAGCTCAGCAAAGCATGCAAGTGAAGCTTGTGAAAAAGCACACTAAG AATGGAGTACTTCAAGTGTCTGTAGAGAAACCACACCAGGGCACAGCTCAGTGTTTGTCAGCACCTCCCAGTCTACAGCCATTCTTCAGGGACCAAGAGCCTGCTCCCTCAGGAAAAAACACCCCTTCATCTCCTTCTCAGGGT GAGGTGTGCCCAAATCTGGAGGACTTGTTTAGTCCTGTATCTCCGGCTTCTGTTCAGACAGCAGCCTCATCTCCCGATGACAAA GACACAGATCATGAAGATGACTTCATTGACATCATCTTGCAGAGAGGAG AAACTTCCTGTAAGCCTCCACCAGACCTCTCTCTGAACCGCCTTAATCAAGACTCCTCTGCTTGTTCACTTCCTCCCTCACCACTCCAGATGTTGCTGCCCCCGTCTCCCCCCATTCCGCCTTGCTGTGGCACTCCACACCCTGACCCCTCTTTGCAGCCTGAGCTTCAAACTGTGGCCGACAccacaggacagaaacaacaccTTAGTCATGCTGAAAGTGGGCGCCTTGAGGACTTCCTCGAAAGCACCACTGGAAGGCCTCTTCTCGGGGTGGAGCCCGGAGGTCTACTTAGCTTGATTGATGACCTTCACAACCAAATGCTGTGCACTTCCAGCATTCTGAACCACCCCCTTTCTCCCATGGATACCTCAGACACGGCGTCATGGGAACAAGGGTTGGACAGTATGGACTGGTTGAATCTTACCACAGAAAGAGATAGAGAAGAGGAAAGTCCATCACTCCAAACTCCCCCTAGTGTCTTTTCCACAGACTTCCTGGATAGTTCTGACCTGCACATACATTCGGAATTCTCCCTATAG